In Mycobacterium gallinarum, a single window of DNA contains:
- a CDS encoding DEAD/DEAH box helicase: MASINDVIDVLRQAPTNVDRGTLFEKLMVRYFQLDPALTQQYDMVWRWMDWPDRKGKTDTGVDLVARERDSGEYTAIQCKFYEPTHTLSKGDIDSFFTASGKKPFTNRVIISTTDKWGKNAEDALNDQTTPVQRINMADIAESPIDWDIAWPQGHLTIELATAEKKQPWPHQVDAIEAVLKGFAIGNDRGKLIMACGTGKTFTALKLAERMAADAEGSARVLFLVPSISLLSQSLREWTAQSELDLRAFAVCSDTKVGRLRSTEDFNIHDVPIPVTTNPTKLADEMSHRKRAKGLTVVFSTYQSLPTVAEAQILGVDDFDLVICDEAHRTTGITLAGEDESNFVRIHDNDYVKADRRLYMTATPRIYSDSVKDKAGQHSAELVSMDDELRYGPEFHNLTFGDAVENGLLTDYKVLVLTIDEAVMKAPLQQQMAAFGELPLDDASRIVGCWNGLAKRAGATVDGTPSFAPNEPPMQRAVAFAQDIATSKQVASLFPRVVEAYQESLDAQENEGHRVEETNRGLVCDVHHVDGTYNALERNAELAWLKSPVAEGECRILTNARCLSEGVDVPALDAVLFLHPRKSIVDVVQSVGRVMRLSPGKDYGYVILPVAVPSGIDPADALADNVRFKVVWQVLNALRSHDERFDAMINSIALNTGGNAKSGEGSNRLLGAHIGPTADDPDTDTTLAAGPAQMALFSLSQWQEAIYTRIVDKVGTRVYWDQWAADVADIATAQITRINAILDAPDTDPRVTAQFDRFLKGLRDNLNDSVGRDDAISMLSQHLITKPVFDALFAGHDFATHNPVSQVMQDMADAVDGAGLAAETTRLDKFYASVRARAEQVVSAEGKQRLIADLYQKFFQTAFKKQSDALGIVYTPVEVVDFILRAADHICRDHFGRGLTDEDVHILDGFTGTGTFVTRLLQSGLIRPNDIKKKYSHELHANEIMLLAYYIAAVNIETTYHALTGESADSDAYTPFPGIVLADTFQIHEADDTLDFDVFATNNNRITAQLKTPISVIVGNPPYSAAQGSANDLNANTKYPTLDTRIEQTYAKYSTGQLKNKLYDSYLRAFRWATDRIGDTGVVAFVSNGGWIDGNTADGVRLTLAHEYSDIYVFNLRGNMRKSNWKEEGGQIFGAGSQATIAVFIGVKDPARTGPCRIRYRDIGDCLSRDQKLDIIAKDDIEAMDWQPIVPSPEGDWIHQRDATFATWPPLGADRGDTSRVLRVFTQHSLGLFTSRDAWSYNFSRNRLQDNLNRMMDNYHTEQTRFNGFVNQAGTKRSEALVNDYLTGRSDAASASYIKWSAGLKTRLSRGRSIELNPGEIRSCSYRPFNRIYGYFDESLCERRGSLASFFPTSQHENIGFYLVVAGSEKPFSALLTDSIPDLAFWGSSGGRYFPRWTYESADSDDGFDFSAGEEVDQWGYRRVDNITDDFLTQYRTAIGDDVSKDDIFYYVYGVLHDPDYRIRYVADLKKMLPHIPTPESVERFTTVAEVGRRLANLHLNYERAEPYSLNVEVRRGAGLDDRETWRVDKMRWRAKGDRSAIVYNSRVTISGIPDLAHDYMLGSRSALEWIIERYQVKADKASGIVNDPNDWCDEHQDPTYIVDLIKKITTVSVETMKLVDQLGAAQPTEVSASV; this comes from the coding sequence ATGGCTTCCATCAACGATGTGATCGATGTGTTGCGGCAAGCGCCGACCAATGTCGACCGGGGGACGTTGTTCGAGAAGTTGATGGTGCGCTACTTCCAGTTGGATCCAGCACTGACGCAGCAGTACGACATGGTGTGGCGATGGATGGACTGGCCCGACCGCAAAGGCAAGACTGACACCGGCGTCGACCTGGTGGCCCGCGAACGCGACAGTGGTGAGTACACCGCCATTCAGTGCAAGTTCTACGAACCGACCCACACCCTGTCCAAGGGCGACATCGACTCGTTCTTTACTGCGTCGGGCAAGAAGCCGTTCACCAACCGAGTGATCATCTCCACCACTGACAAGTGGGGCAAGAACGCCGAGGACGCGCTCAACGACCAGACCACGCCGGTGCAGCGCATCAACATGGCCGATATTGCCGAGTCGCCAATCGACTGGGATATCGCCTGGCCGCAGGGCCACCTGACCATCGAGCTGGCCACCGCCGAAAAGAAGCAGCCCTGGCCTCACCAGGTGGATGCCATCGAGGCCGTCTTGAAAGGGTTCGCTATCGGCAACGACCGGGGCAAGCTGATCATGGCCTGCGGCACCGGCAAGACCTTCACCGCACTCAAACTGGCTGAACGCATGGCCGCCGATGCCGAAGGCAGCGCGCGAGTGTTATTCCTCGTTCCATCAATCTCGCTGCTGAGTCAGTCGCTGCGGGAGTGGACCGCCCAAAGCGAACTGGATTTGCGGGCCTTCGCGGTGTGCTCGGACACCAAAGTCGGACGGCTGCGTTCCACTGAGGACTTCAACATCCACGACGTGCCCATTCCGGTCACTACCAACCCGACGAAGCTCGCCGACGAGATGAGCCACCGCAAACGCGCCAAAGGATTGACGGTCGTCTTCAGCACCTACCAGTCGCTGCCAACTGTGGCTGAGGCGCAGATCCTCGGCGTGGATGACTTCGACCTGGTGATCTGCGACGAAGCCCACCGCACCACCGGCATCACGCTCGCGGGCGAGGATGAGTCCAACTTCGTGCGTATCCACGACAACGACTACGTGAAGGCCGACCGCCGCCTGTACATGACGGCCACTCCACGTATCTACAGCGACTCCGTCAAGGACAAAGCCGGCCAGCATTCGGCGGAGCTGGTGTCGATGGACGACGAGCTGCGATACGGCCCTGAGTTCCACAACCTGACTTTTGGTGACGCTGTCGAGAACGGCTTGCTTACCGATTACAAGGTTCTGGTGCTGACCATCGATGAGGCAGTGATGAAAGCACCCTTGCAGCAGCAGATGGCCGCATTCGGCGAACTGCCCCTGGATGACGCATCGAGGATCGTTGGCTGCTGGAACGGACTGGCTAAACGCGCTGGCGCCACCGTTGACGGCACCCCTAGCTTCGCTCCGAATGAGCCGCCGATGCAGCGGGCGGTCGCGTTCGCACAAGACATCGCGACTTCCAAACAGGTCGCCAGCCTATTCCCCCGCGTCGTGGAGGCATATCAAGAATCGCTCGATGCGCAGGAGAACGAAGGCCACCGGGTTGAAGAGACCAATCGTGGCTTGGTGTGCGACGTTCACCACGTTGACGGCACCTATAACGCGCTGGAACGCAACGCCGAACTCGCGTGGCTCAAATCTCCTGTCGCCGAGGGCGAATGCCGCATCCTCACCAACGCCCGCTGCCTGTCGGAAGGTGTTGACGTTCCAGCGCTGGATGCGGTGCTGTTCCTACATCCCCGCAAGTCGATCGTTGACGTCGTGCAATCCGTGGGTCGGGTCATGCGGCTGTCTCCCGGCAAGGACTACGGCTACGTCATACTGCCCGTCGCTGTGCCTTCCGGCATCGACCCCGCCGACGCGCTGGCCGACAACGTGCGATTCAAAGTCGTCTGGCAAGTCCTCAACGCGCTTCGTTCCCACGACGAGCGATTCGACGCAATGATCAACAGCATCGCCCTCAATACCGGCGGCAACGCCAAGAGCGGAGAGGGCAGCAACCGGCTCCTCGGCGCGCACATCGGTCCCACGGCAGACGACCCAGACACCGACACCACTCTTGCCGCCGGTCCGGCACAGATGGCCTTGTTCTCACTGTCGCAATGGCAAGAAGCCATCTACACCCGCATCGTCGACAAGGTCGGTACCCGCGTGTACTGGGATCAATGGGCCGCCGATGTCGCTGATATCGCCACCGCCCAGATCACGCGCATCAACGCCATCCTCGACGCGCCCGACACCGACCCTCGGGTTACTGCACAGTTTGATCGGTTCCTGAAAGGCTTGCGCGACAACCTAAATGACTCCGTCGGTCGCGACGACGCGATCAGCATGCTATCTCAGCATCTGATTACCAAGCCAGTTTTCGACGCCTTGTTCGCAGGTCACGACTTCGCCACCCACAACCCGGTGTCGCAAGTCATGCAGGACATGGCTGATGCGGTGGACGGCGCAGGCTTGGCCGCCGAAACCACGCGGCTGGATAAGTTTTATGCCTCGGTTCGCGCCAGAGCCGAACAGGTTGTTAGCGCAGAAGGTAAACAACGGCTTATTGCCGACCTGTATCAAAAGTTTTTCCAGACGGCGTTCAAGAAGCAGTCGGACGCGCTCGGCATCGTCTACACACCCGTCGAGGTGGTGGACTTCATCCTGCGCGCCGCCGATCACATCTGTCGGGATCACTTCGGGCGGGGCCTGACCGATGAAGATGTGCACATCCTCGATGGCTTCACAGGCACCGGCACCTTCGTCACCCGCCTGCTTCAGTCAGGGTTGATCCGGCCTAACGATATTAAGAAGAAATACTCACATGAGTTGCACGCCAACGAGATTATGCTGCTGGCGTATTACATCGCTGCTGTGAACATCGAAACCACCTACCACGCGCTAACGGGAGAATCGGCGGACAGCGACGCGTATACACCCTTCCCGGGCATTGTCCTCGCCGACACTTTCCAGATCCATGAAGCCGACGACACCCTCGACTTCGATGTCTTCGCCACCAACAACAACCGAATCACCGCGCAGCTGAAGACACCGATTAGCGTCATAGTCGGAAACCCGCCCTACTCGGCGGCCCAGGGATCAGCGAACGACCTAAACGCCAACACCAAATATCCGACTTTGGATACTCGGATCGAGCAGACCTACGCCAAGTACTCGACAGGGCAGTTGAAGAACAAGCTTTATGACTCATACCTTCGCGCCTTCCGCTGGGCTACCGACCGCATTGGAGATACCGGGGTCGTCGCGTTTGTCTCGAATGGAGGCTGGATCGACGGAAACACGGCGGACGGTGTGCGACTGACGCTCGCTCATGAGTACAGCGACATCTATGTCTTCAATCTTCGCGGGAACATGCGGAAATCTAACTGGAAGGAGGAAGGAGGACAAATCTTCGGCGCTGGTTCCCAGGCCACGATTGCGGTGTTCATTGGTGTCAAAGATCCCGCGCGAACGGGCCCCTGCAGGATCAGGTATAGAGACATTGGCGACTGCTTATCGCGTGATCAGAAGCTGGACATTATCGCCAAAGACGACATCGAAGCCATGGATTGGCAACCCATTGTTCCCTCACCAGAGGGAGACTGGATACATCAACGGGACGCAACCTTCGCGACTTGGCCACCACTCGGAGCGGACCGTGGCGATACGAGCCGGGTGCTTCGGGTTTTCACACAGCATTCGTTGGGGCTCTTCACAAGTAGGGATGCCTGGTCGTACAACTTCTCGCGTAACCGTCTGCAAGACAACCTCAATCGGATGATGGACAACTACCACACCGAACAAACCCGCTTCAATGGGTTTGTGAATCAAGCCGGTACAAAAAGAAGCGAAGCTTTAGTAAATGACTACCTTACCGGTCGGTCCGACGCTGCCAGCGCTTCCTACATCAAGTGGTCAGCTGGACTTAAGACCCGCCTTTCGCGCGGTAGAAGCATCGAACTCAACCCCGGCGAAATTCGGTCCTGTAGCTACCGACCATTCAACAGAATCTACGGATACTTCGATGAATCGTTGTGCGAGCGCCGGGGTTCTCTGGCATCGTTTTTCCCGACGTCGCAGCACGAAAACATTGGTTTCTACTTGGTGGTAGCAGGATCCGAGAAGCCATTCTCTGCACTCCTCACCGATTCAATCCCCGATCTAGCGTTCTGGGGCTCATCAGGTGGCCGCTACTTCCCCCGCTGGACCTACGAGAGCGCCGACAGTGATGATGGTTTTGACTTCTCTGCTGGCGAAGAGGTAGATCAATGGGGGTACAGGCGAGTCGACAACATCACCGATGACTTCCTCACGCAGTACCGGACTGCGATCGGCGACGATGTAAGCAAAGACGACATCTTCTACTACGTGTACGGCGTCCTGCACGACCCCGACTACCGCATCCGATACGTCGCCGATCTCAAGAAGATGCTACCCCATATCCCTACCCCGGAAAGCGTCGAGCGATTCACGACCGTTGCCGAGGTTGGCCGCCGGCTCGCGAACCTTCATCTGAATTACGAACGAGCCGAACCGTACTCACTCAACGTTGAAGTACGTCGCGGCGCAGGCTTGGATGACCGGGAAACGTGGCGCGTCGACAAGATGCGCTGGCGCGCTAAGGGTGACCGCTCAGCCATTGTGTACAACAGCAGAGTCACGATTAGCGGCATTCCGGACCTGGCGCACGACTACATGCTCGGCTCGCGCAGTGCGCTTGAGTGGATCATCGAGCGTTACCAGGTGAAGGCCGATAAGGCATCCGGCATCGTCAACGACCCCAACGACTGGTGCGACGAACACCAAGACCCCACCTACATCGTCGATCTCATCAAGAAAATCACCACCGTTAGCGTCGAGACCATGAAGCTCGTCGATCAGCTCGGTGCTGCACAGCCGACCGAAGTGTCCGCGTCAGTGTGA
- a CDS encoding tyrosine-type recombinase/integrase: MGETVTRDRRTFGRLRKLPSGRYQAAYIGPDDQLHTAPRTFSAKVDAEGWLSDRRKEIDRELWNPGAGQETKRKPDALFKDYAQTWVETRRVKGRPLRPRTKEHYTKLLEGHIYPTFGKKPLRTITPEMVDKWYAKAAPDTPTTKAHAYSLLRTIFESARTSRQRLIDVNPCMIAGGGSSERKIKPKPLNAIQLGALVESMPDSYRLMVLLATWAAMRFGELVELRRKDIDLDDAVVNISRAAVRVDGGWEVGKPKSDAGIRIVTIPPHIIPAVEHHLSKYVDAKQDSLLFPAKSGGHLQPSTLYRHFYKARVKAGRPDLRWHDLRHSGAVFAAMTGATLKELMDRLGHSTPAAALRYQHSAAGRDKQIAAALSRLADDTPL; this comes from the coding sequence ATGGGAGAAACAGTGACGCGCGACCGCCGCACGTTCGGCCGTCTACGCAAGCTGCCGTCCGGCCGCTACCAAGCCGCCTACATTGGCCCCGACGACCAACTCCACACCGCGCCGCGCACCTTCAGCGCCAAAGTCGATGCCGAAGGCTGGCTCTCAGACAGGCGCAAGGAAATCGACCGAGAATTGTGGAACCCCGGCGCCGGCCAGGAGACTAAACGCAAACCCGACGCCCTTTTCAAGGACTACGCCCAAACCTGGGTTGAGACCCGCCGCGTCAAGGGACGGCCGCTGCGGCCCCGGACAAAGGAGCACTACACCAAACTGCTCGAAGGCCACATCTACCCGACGTTCGGTAAGAAACCGCTACGCACGATCACTCCGGAGATGGTGGACAAGTGGTACGCCAAAGCGGCGCCCGATACACCGACCACGAAGGCCCACGCCTACAGCCTCTTGCGGACTATTTTCGAGTCCGCCCGGACCAGTCGTCAGCGTCTCATCGACGTGAACCCGTGCATGATCGCCGGGGGCGGAAGCTCTGAGCGGAAGATCAAACCCAAACCGCTTAACGCCATCCAACTCGGGGCGCTTGTGGAGTCGATGCCCGACAGTTACCGGCTCATGGTGCTATTGGCAACGTGGGCGGCGATGCGTTTCGGTGAATTGGTTGAACTGCGTCGCAAAGACATCGACCTGGACGACGCCGTCGTGAACATCAGTCGCGCAGCGGTCCGGGTTGATGGGGGATGGGAAGTGGGAAAACCCAAGAGCGATGCGGGGATTCGTATCGTGACGATTCCACCCCACATCATCCCCGCAGTCGAGCACCACCTGTCGAAATACGTTGACGCCAAACAAGACTCACTGCTGTTCCCGGCGAAGTCGGGTGGACACTTGCAGCCTTCAACCCTGTACCGGCACTTCTACAAGGCCCGGGTCAAGGCTGGCCGACCGGACTTGCGTTGGCACGATCTGAGGCATTCGGGTGCCGTTTTCGCTGCGATGACCGGAGCCACGCTCAAGGAACTGATGGACCGGCTGGGGCACAGCACCCCCGCCGCTGCACTGCGGTATCAACATTCAGCCGCGGGCCGAGACAAGCAAATCGCCGCCGCCCTCTCGCGGCTTGCGGACGACACGCCGCTGTAG
- a CDS encoding helix-turn-helix domain-containing protein, whose protein sequence is MPEHQTNSLDIAAAAVELNVSKKFIRERIADGSLPAHRLRGSRLIRITRTDLEALKQPIRGGAAG, encoded by the coding sequence ATGCCCGAACACCAAACCAATTCTCTCGACATCGCCGCAGCAGCGGTCGAACTCAACGTATCCAAGAAATTCATTCGCGAACGCATCGCTGACGGCAGCCTGCCGGCGCACCGGCTTAGAGGCTCACGCCTGATCCGGATCACGCGTACGGATCTTGAGGCACTCAAGCAGCCAATCCGCGGCGGTGCGGCCGGATGA
- a CDS encoding DUF6011 domain-containing protein yields the protein MRAAARGFRLSTKCVDCGHPLTTLGSIRRHRGPKCHARVVAE from the coding sequence ATGCGGGCTGCTGCGCGTGGATTCCGCTTGTCGACGAAGTGTGTCGACTGTGGGCACCCGTTGACGACGCTGGGTTCGATCCGTCGGCACCGCGGGCCGAAATGTCACGCCAGGGTGGTGGCCGAGTGA
- a CDS encoding DUF2742 domain-containing protein: MSRQGGGRVTYELASQQVSWADVHAFVLPKLKLVGDWPMLGSPAWCGLDDRDRVKWASVLDAAQHWALRLEHGQIVSCEASHDVSSAGDWLKVARDVRRGADYFAARPWMKRGANR; this comes from the coding sequence ATGTCACGCCAGGGTGGTGGCCGAGTGACTTACGAACTCGCGTCACAGCAAGTGAGTTGGGCAGATGTCCACGCATTCGTTCTGCCGAAGCTGAAATTGGTCGGCGATTGGCCCATGCTCGGTTCGCCTGCATGGTGCGGACTCGATGATCGGGACCGCGTCAAGTGGGCGAGCGTACTCGATGCGGCCCAGCACTGGGCACTTCGCTTGGAACACGGCCAAATCGTCAGTTGCGAAGCCTCACATGATGTTTCCTCGGCTGGTGATTGGTTGAAGGTTGCCCGTGATGTGAGGCGGGGCGCCGACTACTTCGCTGCCCGTCCGTGGATGAAGCGGGGGGCCAACCGATGA
- a CDS encoding DUF3631 domain-containing protein, protein MSTDRSDELAEWYAEEDPDRGVEVLDAVETFLARFVAYPSAHALVAHVLWIVHCWFMDAWESTPRIAFLSPEPGSGKSRALEVTEPLVPRPVHAVNTTPAYLFRKVSDEAGRPTILYDEIDTVFGPRAKDNEDIRGMLNAGHRKGATAGRCVMRGKVVETEELPAYCAVALAGLDDLPDTIMTRSVIVRMRRRSPDEHIEPWRLRVNGGEAEKLRNWLAGWAAAATERLTGDFWPDMPTEVADRDADVWEALLAVANLAGGDWPQRARVAAVALVAASRQRTPSLGLLLLRDIRTAFTAAGQEGLTTEQLLSDLNRMDESPWSTIRRGESLDSRGLSQRLNKYGIGSKQHVGERGVRGYTQAQFEDAWKRYLPSPMGPDISATSATPTTDSATGADVADASGDTRELNYVGDNLDNRVNQPHRVERDTLPLLDVPKSHGVTAVTDSKGPPVECSSCGREIPDHMHAARERRVCGRCIAVATAKAQI, encoded by the coding sequence ATGAGCACTGATCGTTCCGACGAGCTCGCCGAGTGGTACGCCGAGGAAGACCCAGATCGGGGAGTCGAAGTACTCGACGCGGTCGAAACGTTTCTGGCTCGGTTCGTCGCCTATCCGAGCGCACACGCGCTAGTCGCACACGTGCTGTGGATCGTCCACTGCTGGTTCATGGATGCGTGGGAGTCGACCCCGCGCATCGCGTTCCTGTCACCAGAACCCGGCAGCGGAAAATCGCGCGCACTCGAGGTCACTGAACCGTTAGTGCCCCGGCCTGTGCACGCGGTCAACACCACGCCCGCATACCTGTTCCGCAAGGTGTCCGACGAGGCAGGCAGGCCGACGATCCTCTACGACGAGATCGACACGGTGTTCGGGCCCAGGGCGAAGGACAACGAGGACATCCGCGGAATGCTGAACGCCGGCCACCGAAAAGGCGCGACCGCGGGCCGATGCGTGATGCGGGGCAAGGTCGTCGAAACCGAGGAACTGCCAGCGTATTGCGCGGTAGCCCTCGCTGGTCTCGATGATCTGCCCGACACCATCATGACTCGATCGGTGATCGTTCGGATGCGTCGCCGCTCACCCGACGAACACATTGAGCCATGGCGGCTGCGTGTCAACGGCGGCGAAGCCGAGAAGCTGCGCAACTGGCTGGCCGGTTGGGCGGCTGCTGCAACCGAGCGGCTTACAGGCGACTTCTGGCCGGACATGCCCACCGAGGTGGCCGACCGTGACGCCGACGTGTGGGAGGCCCTACTGGCAGTCGCCAACCTAGCGGGCGGGGACTGGCCGCAGCGCGCCCGAGTAGCGGCTGTAGCGCTTGTAGCGGCTTCTCGGCAGCGGACTCCCAGTCTGGGTTTGCTTCTGTTGCGCGACATCAGGACGGCGTTCACCGCGGCCGGTCAAGAAGGGCTCACAACCGAGCAGCTTCTCTCGGACCTGAACCGCATGGACGAGTCGCCCTGGTCGACAATCCGCAGAGGTGAATCCCTCGACAGCCGCGGTTTGTCACAGCGACTGAACAAGTACGGCATCGGTTCCAAGCAGCACGTCGGTGAGCGTGGGGTTCGCGGCTACACCCAAGCGCAGTTCGAGGATGCCTGGAAGCGCTACCTACCTAGCCCGATGGGACCGGACATATCCGCTACATCCGCTACACCCACTACAGATTCGGCCACGGGAGCAGATGTAGCAGATGCATCAGGAGATACCCGCGAACTCAATTATGTCGGTGACAACCTGGATAACCGGGTCAACCAACCCCACCGGGTTGAAAGGGACACCCTGCCGCTGCTCGATGTACCCAAGTCGCACGGTGTAACCGCTGTAACCGATTCAAAAGGTCCGCCGGTCGAATGTTCTAGCTGTGGGCGCGAGATTCCCGACCACATGCACGCGGCCCGCGAACGCAGGGTGTGTGGCCGCTGCATTGCGGTCGCTACGGCGAAAGCACAGATATGA
- a CDS encoding WhiB family transcriptional regulator, whose product MSEWNGLVNALFGIPDLAGAACWGRWDLFDPEREREPGQQSEDPHDRHQLAVSICLNECPVLDQCRAWVDSLKPSQRPIGVIAGTVRYQHKKREAA is encoded by the coding sequence ATGAGCGAGTGGAACGGTCTGGTCAACGCGCTTTTCGGGATCCCTGATCTTGCCGGCGCGGCCTGCTGGGGCCGATGGGACTTGTTCGACCCGGAGCGTGAACGCGAGCCCGGACAGCAGTCAGAAGACCCGCACGACCGACACCAGCTCGCGGTCAGCATCTGCCTGAACGAATGCCCCGTGCTCGATCAATGCCGCGCGTGGGTGGATTCGCTGAAGCCGTCGCAGCGGCCTATCGGTGTCATCGCCGGAACGGTTCGCTACCAACACAAAAAGCGGGAGGCGGCATGA
- a CDS encoding phage major capsid protein, which produces MALYTSGGAGILRPEEVGALIVQPVQQASVAFQIATVVQTDSHDFRIPVITSDTTAQWTAEGSDITPSDVGVSEINLVPKKLAALSIISNELANDSSPAAQTVVGQSIARDLAKKVDSAFFGDTVANGPAGISSLNDIQFVDADTITNVDPFSEALSKAENVGANVTAFVANATTVLALSKLKKLTSGSNEPLLQPDPTRPTRRQILGVPLYSVPDTVVPANTVWAVDMSRVFIVLRQDVELAVDASRYFESDRLGIRATMRVDFGFPHERAVVKIAPEPGT; this is translated from the coding sequence ATGGCTTTGTACACATCAGGTGGTGCAGGCATCCTCCGTCCCGAGGAAGTCGGCGCCCTCATCGTTCAACCTGTCCAGCAGGCGAGCGTTGCGTTTCAGATCGCGACGGTCGTCCAAACCGACTCGCACGATTTCCGCATTCCCGTCATCACGTCGGATACCACGGCACAGTGGACTGCAGAGGGCAGCGACATCACCCCCTCAGATGTCGGTGTGAGTGAGATCAACCTCGTTCCGAAAAAGCTTGCCGCACTGTCCATCATCTCCAACGAACTCGCGAATGATTCCTCCCCGGCCGCGCAGACCGTTGTAGGGCAGTCCATCGCTCGCGACCTCGCGAAGAAAGTGGATTCGGCCTTCTTCGGCGACACCGTCGCCAACGGTCCAGCTGGTATCTCGTCGCTGAATGACATCCAATTCGTTGATGCGGACACCATCACCAACGTGGATCCGTTCTCCGAGGCGCTGTCGAAAGCGGAGAACGTCGGCGCCAACGTCACTGCGTTCGTCGCCAACGCCACCACCGTGCTCGCGTTGTCGAAGCTGAAGAAGCTGACATCGGGCAGCAATGAGCCACTGCTGCAGCCGGATCCGACGCGGCCCACACGCCGCCAGATCCTCGGCGTTCCGCTCTACTCGGTGCCAGACACGGTGGTGCCGGCCAACACCGTGTGGGCCGTCGACATGTCCCGCGTGTTTATCGTGCTGCGCCAGGACGTCGAGCTGGCTGTCGACGCGTCACGCTACTTCGAAAGCGATCGCCTCGGCATCCGCGCCACCATGCGCGTCGACTTCGGCTTCCCGCATGAGCGGGCCGTCGTCAAGATCGCACCGGAACCCGGCACCTAA
- a CDS encoding HNH endonuclease gives MGGDDRPSNCQSVCANCHRDRTQAQARAARG, from the coding sequence ATGGGCGGCGACGATCGACCATCGAACTGCCAATCGGTTTGCGCCAACTGCCACCGCGACCGCACCCAAGCACAGGCAAGAGCGGCACGCGGATGA
- a CDS encoding type II toxin-antitoxin system RelE/ParE family toxin: MDELPLKPIKWLGTTLADLRAQRDAIRYELGHQIYRVQLGLWPNDFKPMSDVGVGAYEIRVRDADGIARVMYVAKFGDVIHVLHVFTKKAQKTPQSDIEKARERYKEARNG; the protein is encoded by the coding sequence GTGGATGAGTTGCCGCTGAAGCCAATTAAGTGGCTTGGCACCACCCTCGCCGATCTGCGAGCGCAGCGTGACGCAATCCGGTACGAGCTTGGTCATCAAATCTATCGGGTGCAGCTTGGTCTGTGGCCCAACGATTTCAAGCCGATGAGCGATGTCGGCGTCGGCGCCTACGAGATAAGGGTGAGGGATGCGGACGGAATTGCGCGGGTCATGTACGTCGCCAAATTCGGTGATGTGATCCACGTCCTGCATGTTTTCACCAAGAAGGCGCAGAAGACTCCGCAGTCAGACATCGAGAAAGCAAGAGAGCGTTATAAGGAGGCGAGGAATGGCTAA
- a CDS encoding helix-turn-helix domain-containing protein, with translation MANSVFYDIADDAGEATNLTARSLLMIAIEQRIQENGWKQAEAARRLGVQQPRVSDLMNGKIDKFSLDALVNMLPAVGLMVTVGPTTGKQGPVRLAGLTGGLTTTRRSVAAENVQTPRLARRVPAAAKARKSTGAKAAKK, from the coding sequence ATGGCTAACAGCGTGTTCTACGACATCGCGGACGACGCGGGTGAGGCGACCAACCTCACTGCGCGCAGTCTCTTGATGATTGCGATAGAGCAGAGAATTCAGGAGAACGGGTGGAAGCAAGCGGAGGCCGCGCGGAGGCTGGGCGTGCAACAACCACGTGTCTCTGACCTTATGAACGGCAAGATTGACAAGTTCAGTCTCGATGCACTGGTCAACATGCTGCCGGCGGTGGGGCTGATGGTCACCGTTGGCCCGACCACCGGCAAGCAAGGCCCGGTCCGTCTCGCGGGTTTAACCGGCGGATTGACGACCACACGAAGAAGTGTGGCAGCCGAGAACGTTCAGACCCCCCGACTCGCGAGGCGCGTACCTGCGGCGGCGAAGGCGCGTAAGAGTACGGGCGCAAAGGCAGCCAAGAAATAG
- a CDS encoding DUF6636 domain-containing protein: MATKASVPRSAPPTSTAKPEPVDREVFAFTGFISPTGNVACMIDVNLARCDIIDRDWSPPRPADCEFDYGQGIEIIAGQPSSFVCAGDTAFGPDEVLPSGEAITAGPLRCESANSGITCRDEDTGHGFTLAFKAYQLF, encoded by the coding sequence GTGGCGACGAAGGCGTCCGTGCCGCGGTCCGCGCCGCCGACGTCGACGGCCAAGCCCGAGCCGGTGGACCGAGAGGTGTTCGCGTTCACCGGCTTCATTTCTCCGACGGGCAACGTCGCCTGCATGATCGACGTAAATCTGGCCCGCTGCGACATCATCGACCGGGACTGGTCGCCGCCGCGCCCCGCGGATTGCGAGTTCGACTACGGACAAGGGATCGAGATCATCGCCGGCCAACCGTCCTCCTTCGTATGCGCCGGTGACACCGCGTTCGGCCCCGACGAGGTGCTGCCGTCCGGCGAGGCGATCACCGCGGGCCCGTTGCGGTGCGAAAGCGCGAACTCCGGCATCACGTGTCGCGACGAAGACACCGGACACGGCTTCACCCTTGCGTTCAAGGCCTACCAGCTGTTTTAA